The following proteins come from a genomic window of Proteiniphilum propionicum:
- a CDS encoding integrase core domain-containing protein: protein MPEEPNITWSIDFISDRIECGRQFRVLNIIDDACKIAVAQEISMSMPAKRVIKVLEKVIWLNGKPKNIRCDNGPEFIAQVFKDWCKGNEINIIYIQPGKPTQNGYIERFNGSYRRAVLDRYIFRNISEVRELTEAWRKDYNEERPHESLDNMTPFEYREELIKRKEAV, encoded by the coding sequence ATGCCTGAAGAGCCCAATATTACCTGGTCTATTGATTTTATCAGTGACAGGATTGAGTGCGGAAGACAGTTCCGTGTTCTTAACATCATAGATGATGCCTGCAAGATTGCCGTGGCGCAGGAGATATCGATGTCCATGCCGGCAAAACGGGTCATTAAAGTTCTGGAAAAGGTCATATGGCTGAATGGCAAACCAAAGAACATACGCTGCGACAATGGCCCTGAGTTTATCGCTCAGGTGTTCAAAGATTGGTGCAAAGGCAATGAGATTAACATCATTTATATTCAGCCTGGCAAACCCACTCAGAACGGTTACATTGAACGCTTCAACGGAAGCTACAGAAGAGCTGTTCTTGATAGATATATTTTCCGCAACATATCTGAAGTCAGGGAACTGACCGAAGCCTGGCGGAAAGACTACAACGAAGAACGGCCCCATGAGTCGTTGGACAACATGACGCCCTTTGAATATAGGGAAGAACTGATAAAAAGAAAGGAAGCAGTATGA